The following are encoded in a window of Pseudomonas sp. St316 genomic DNA:
- a CDS encoding HlyD family efflux transporter periplasmic adaptor subunit encodes MATAETTQSEQAQDNGNPRKRKVMLLALALIVILAGLGVWGWHELYGRWNESTDDAYVNGNVVEITPLVTGTVVSIGADDGDLVREGQVLVQFDPNDAEVGLQSAQANLARTVRQVRGLYSNVDGMRAQVNAQEAEVQKAQENYSRRKNLADGGAISKEELSHARDDLTSAQNALANARQQLKTTSALVDDTVVSSHPDVQSAAAQLRQAFLANARSTLIAPVTGYVAKRTVQLGQRVQPGAALMAVIPLDQLWIDANFKETQLRDMRIGQPVDIEADLYGSDVKYSGTIDSLGAGTGSAFALLPAQNATGNWIKIVQRVPVRIHINAQELTKHPLRIGLSTLVNVDLHDQSGPVLAQQPPQKASFSTQVYDRQLADADAMITRLIHDNSAVASKTAQR; translated from the coding sequence ATGGCGACTGCCGAAACGACTCAATCCGAACAAGCGCAAGACAACGGTAATCCACGCAAGCGCAAGGTCATGCTGTTGGCTCTGGCGCTGATCGTCATTCTCGCGGGCCTGGGTGTGTGGGGTTGGCATGAACTGTACGGCCGCTGGAACGAAAGCACCGACGATGCCTATGTGAACGGTAACGTGGTGGAAATCACGCCGCTGGTCACCGGCACCGTGGTGAGCATCGGGGCCGACGACGGCGACCTGGTGCGTGAAGGCCAGGTGCTGGTGCAGTTCGACCCGAACGACGCCGAAGTCGGGCTGCAAAGTGCCCAGGCCAACCTGGCCCGGACCGTGCGCCAGGTGCGTGGCTTGTACAGCAACGTCGATGGCATGCGGGCGCAGGTCAATGCGCAAGAGGCCGAAGTGCAAAAGGCCCAGGAAAACTACAGCCGACGCAAGAACCTGGCGGACGGTGGGGCGATTTCCAAGGAGGAACTGTCTCACGCCCGGGATGACCTGACCTCGGCGCAGAACGCCTTGGCCAATGCCCGGCAACAGCTCAAGACCACCAGCGCCCTGGTGGACGATACCGTGGTGTCGTCCCATCCCGACGTGCAGTCCGCCGCCGCACAGTTGCGCCAGGCCTTCCTGGCCAACGCCCGCAGTACCTTGATCGCCCCGGTCACCGGGTATGTCGCCAAGCGCACCGTGCAACTGGGCCAACGGGTGCAGCCTGGCGCAGCGTTGATGGCGGTGATCCCGCTGGATCAGCTGTGGATCGACGCCAACTTCAAGGAAACCCAACTGCGCGACATGCGCATCGGCCAGCCGGTGGACATCGAAGCCGACCTGTACGGCAGCGATGTGAAGTACAGCGGCACCATCGACAGCCTTGGCGCCGGGACCGGCAGCGCGTTTGCCTTGCTGCCGGCGCAGAACGCCACCGGTAACTGGATCAAGATCGTCCAGCGGGTGCCGGTGCGCATTCATATCAATGCCCAGGAGCTGACCAAGCATCCGCTGCGCATTGGCCTGTCGACCCTGGTCAACGTCGACCTGCACGACCAGAGCGGCCCGGTACTGGCCCAACAGCCACCGCAGAAAGCCTCGTTCAGCACCCAGGTCTACGACCGGCAACTGGCCGATGCCGACGCGATGATCACGCGCCTGATTCACGACAACAGCGCCGTGGCGAGCAAGACTGCCCAGCGCTGA
- a CDS encoding DHA2 family efflux MFS transporter permease subunit has protein sequence MSNNASFTPPSLLLSTIGLSLATFMQVLDTTIANVALPTISGNLGVSSEQGTWVITSFAVSNAIALPLTGWLSRRFGEVKLFLWATMLFVLASFLCGISTSMPELIGFRVLQGLVAGPLYPMTQTLLIAVYPPARRGMALALLAMVTVVAPIAGPILGGWITDSYSWPWIFFINVPIGVFAALVVQQQLKARPVVTSHQPMDYVGLITLIIGVGALQVILDKGNDLDWFESNFIIIGALISVVALAVFVIWEMTDRHPVVNLRLFAYRNFRIGTIVLVGGYAGFFGINLILPQWLQTQMGYTATWAGLAVAPIGILPVLMSPFVGKYAHKFDLRLLAGLAFLAIGLSCFMRAGFTNEVDFQHIAMVQLFMGIGVALFFMPTLSILMSDLPPHQIADGAGLATFLRTLGGSFAASLTTWIWIRRADQHHAYLSESISTFEPATREALNQLGGASAPAYAQLDRILTSQAYMLSTVDYFTLLGWAFMGLIVLVWLAKPPFAAKAGPASAGH, from the coding sequence ATGAGCAATAACGCGTCTTTCACGCCGCCCAGCCTGTTGCTCAGCACCATCGGGCTGTCGCTGGCGACGTTCATGCAAGTGCTCGACACCACCATCGCCAACGTCGCCTTGCCGACCATTTCCGGCAACCTGGGCGTCAGCTCGGAGCAGGGCACTTGGGTGATCACCTCGTTCGCCGTGAGCAACGCCATCGCCTTGCCGCTCACCGGCTGGCTGAGCCGACGGTTTGGCGAGGTGAAGCTGTTTTTGTGGGCGACGATGCTGTTCGTACTCGCTTCGTTCTTGTGCGGTATTTCCACCTCGATGCCGGAGCTGATTGGCTTTCGCGTACTCCAGGGGCTGGTGGCCGGGCCGTTGTACCCGATGACCCAGACCTTGCTGATAGCCGTGTACCCGCCGGCCAGGCGCGGCATGGCCCTGGCGTTGCTGGCGATGGTCACGGTGGTGGCGCCGATTGCCGGGCCGATCCTCGGTGGCTGGATCACCGACAGCTACAGCTGGCCGTGGATCTTCTTCATCAACGTGCCCATCGGCGTCTTCGCGGCGCTGGTGGTGCAACAGCAGCTCAAGGCGCGGCCGGTGGTCACCAGCCATCAACCGATGGATTACGTGGGGCTGATCACGCTGATCATCGGCGTCGGCGCGCTCCAGGTGATCCTCGACAAAGGCAACGACCTGGACTGGTTCGAATCGAACTTCATTATCATCGGCGCGTTGATTTCGGTGGTTGCCCTGGCTGTGTTCGTGATCTGGGAAATGACCGACCGCCATCCGGTGGTCAATCTCCGGTTGTTCGCCTATCGCAATTTTCGCATCGGCACCATTGTGCTGGTGGGCGGTTACGCCGGGTTCTTCGGCATCAACCTGATCCTGCCGCAGTGGTTGCAGACCCAGATGGGCTACACCGCGACCTGGGCCGGGCTGGCGGTGGCGCCCATCGGTATCCTGCCGGTGCTGATGTCGCCCTTCGTCGGCAAGTACGCCCACAAGTTCGACCTGCGCCTGTTGGCCGGGCTGGCGTTCCTGGCCATCGGCCTGAGCTGCTTCATGCGCGCCGGGTTCACCAACGAGGTGGATTTCCAGCACATTGCGATGGTGCAGTTGTTCATGGGTATCGGCGTGGCGCTGTTCTTCATGCCGACCCTGAGCATCCTGATGTCGGACCTGCCGCCGCACCAGATTGCCGACGGCGCGGGGCTGGCGACGTTCCTGCGGACCCTGGGCGGCAGCTTTGCCGCGTCGTTGACCACCTGGATCTGGATCCGTCGAGCCGATCAGCATCATGCCTACCTGAGCGAAAGCATCAGCACTTTCGAGCCCGCCACCCGCGAAGCGCTCAACCAGCTCGGCGGCGCGAGTGCACCGGCCTATGCCCAGCTCGACCGGATCCTCACCAGCCAGGCGTACATGCTCTCCACCGTGGATTACTTCACGTTGCTGGGTTGGGCGTTCATGGGGTTGATCGTGCTGGTGTGGCTGGCCAAACCGCCGTTTGCGGCGAAGGCGGGGCCGGCTTCTGCGGGGCATTGA
- a CDS encoding UDP-2,3-diacylglucosamine diphosphatase, producing MILLISDLHLEEERPDITRAFLDLLATRARSAQALYILGDFFEAWIGDDAMTPFQRSICQALRELSDSGTAIFLMHGNRDFMLGQAFCKAAGCTLLKDPSVVQFNGEPVLLMHGDSLCTRDEGYMKLRRWLRNPVTLFVLRHLPLGSRQKLARKLRSESRTQTRMKANDIVDVTPEEIPRIMQQYGVKTLIHGHTHRPAIHKLQLGEHAARRIVLGDWDKQGWALQVDEQGFALAPFGFAPPPLPAPDTLCNPT from the coding sequence GTGATATTGCTGATTTCAGACTTGCATCTGGAAGAGGAGCGCCCGGACATTACCCGGGCGTTTCTGGATTTACTCGCCACACGCGCCCGCTCGGCGCAAGCGTTGTATATTCTGGGCGATTTTTTCGAAGCCTGGATCGGCGACGATGCCATGACGCCGTTCCAGCGTTCCATCTGCCAGGCCCTGCGCGAATTGAGCGACAGCGGCACGGCCATCTTCCTGATGCACGGCAATCGCGACTTCATGCTGGGGCAGGCCTTTTGCAAAGCGGCCGGTTGCACCCTGCTCAAGGATCCGAGTGTCGTGCAGTTCAACGGCGAACCCGTGCTGCTGATGCACGGCGACAGCCTCTGCACCCGCGACGAAGGCTACATGAAGCTGCGGCGCTGGCTGCGCAACCCGGTCACGCTGTTCGTCCTGCGGCATCTGCCACTGGGCAGTCGCCAGAAACTGGCGCGCAAACTGCGCAGCGAAAGCCGCACGCAGACGCGGATGAAAGCCAATGACATCGTCGACGTCACGCCCGAAGAGATCCCGCGGATCATGCAGCAATACGGCGTGAAGACCTTGATCCACGGCCACACCCATCGTCCCGCCATCCACAAGTTGCAACTGGGCGAACACGCAGCGAGACGCATCGTGCTGGGGGATTGGGACAAGCAAGGCTGGGCGTTGCAGGTGGATGAGCAGGGGTTTGCGTTGGCGCCGTTTGGGTTTGCCCCGCCGCCGCTACCGGCGCCCGATACCCTCTGCAACCCAACCTGA
- a CDS encoding peptidylprolyl isomerase yields the protein MSKVKLTTNHGDIVLELNAEKAPLTVANFIEYVNAGHYENTVFHRVIGNFMIQGGGFEPGMKEKKDKRPSIQNEADNGLPNEKYSVAMARTMEPHSASAQFFINVADNSFLNHSSKTTQGWGYAVFGKVVEGTDVVDKIKGVSTTSKAGHQDVPAEDVIIEKAEIVE from the coding sequence ATGAGCAAAGTCAAACTGACCACCAACCACGGTGACATCGTCCTGGAACTGAACGCCGAGAAAGCGCCGCTGACCGTGGCCAACTTCATCGAATACGTCAACGCCGGCCATTACGAAAACACCGTGTTCCACCGCGTCATCGGTAACTTCATGATCCAGGGCGGCGGTTTCGAGCCAGGCATGAAGGAAAAGAAAGACAAGCGCCCAAGCATCCAGAACGAAGCGGACAACGGCCTGCCGAACGAAAAATACAGCGTCGCCATGGCCCGTACCATGGAGCCGCATTCGGCCTCGGCACAGTTCTTCATCAACGTGGCCGACAACAGCTTCCTGAACCACAGCAGCAAGACCACCCAGGGCTGGGGTTATGCAGTGTTTGGCAAAGTGGTTGAAGGCACCGACGTGGTCGACAAGATCAAAGGCGTTTCCACCACGTCCAAGGCTGGCCACCAGGACGTCCCGGCAGAAGACGTGATCATCGAGAAAGCCGAGATCGTTGAGTGA
- a CDS encoding glutamine--tRNA ligase/YqeY domain fusion protein — MSKPTVDPTSNSKTGPAVPVNFLRPIIQADLDSGKHTQIVTRFPPEPNGYLHIGHAKSICVNFGLAQEFGGVTHLRFDDTNPAKEDQEYIDAIESDVKWLGFQWSGEVRYASQYFDQLHDWAVELIKAGNAYVCDLTPEQAKEYRGSLTEPGKNSPFRDRSVEENLDLFARMRAGEFPDGARVLRAKIDMASPNMNLRDPIMYRIRHAHHHQTGDKWCIYPNYDFTHGQSDAIEGITHSICTLEFESHRPLYEWFLEHLPVPANPRQYEFSRLNLNYTITSKRKLKQLVDEKHVNGWDDPRMSTLSGFRRRGYTPKSIRNFCEMVGTNRSDGVVDFGMLEFSIRDDLDHSAPRAMCVLRPLKVVITNYPEGQVENLELPRHPKEDMGVRVLPFAREIYIDRDDFMEEPPKGYKRLEPAGEVRLRGSYVIRADEAIKDADGNIVELRCSYDPDTLGKNPEGRKVKGVIHWVPAAASVECEVRLYDRLFRSPNPEKAEDSASFLDNINPDSLQVLTGCRAEPSLGNAQPEDRFQFEREGYFCADIKDSKPGAPVFNRTVTLRDSWGQ, encoded by the coding sequence ATGAGCAAGCCCACTGTCGACCCTACCTCGAATTCCAAGACCGGCCCGGCCGTGCCGGTCAATTTCCTGCGCCCGATCATCCAGGCGGACCTGGACTCGGGTAAGCACACACAGATCGTCACTCGCTTCCCACCAGAACCCAACGGCTACCTGCACATTGGCCATGCCAAGTCGATCTGCGTGAATTTCGGCCTGGCCCAGGAGTTCGGCGGCGTCACGCACTTGCGTTTCGACGACACCAACCCGGCCAAGGAAGACCAGGAATACATCGACGCGATCGAAAGCGACGTCAAGTGGCTGGGTTTCCAATGGTCCGGTGAGGTGCGCTATGCCTCGCAATATTTCGACCAGTTGCACGACTGGGCAGTGGAACTGATCAAGGCCGGCAACGCCTACGTCTGCGACCTGACTCCCGAGCAGGCCAAGGAATACCGTGGCAGCCTGACTGAACCTGGCAAGAACAGCCCGTTCCGTGACCGCAGCGTGGAAGAGAACCTGGACCTGTTCGCCCGCATGCGCGCCGGTGAGTTCCCGGACGGCGCTCGGGTGCTGCGCGCCAAGATCGACATGGCTTCGCCGAACATGAACCTGCGCGACCCGATCATGTACCGCATCCGTCATGCCCATCACCACCAGACCGGCGACAAGTGGTGCATCTACCCCAACTATGACTTCACCCACGGCCAGTCGGACGCCATCGAAGGCATCACGCATTCGATCTGCACCCTGGAGTTCGAAAGCCATCGTCCGCTGTACGAGTGGTTCCTCGAGCACCTGCCCGTGCCGGCCAATCCGCGCCAGTACGAGTTCAGCCGCCTGAACCTGAACTACACCATCACCAGCAAGCGCAAGCTCAAGCAACTGGTGGACGAGAAGCACGTCAACGGCTGGGACGACCCGCGCATGTCGACGCTGTCGGGCTTCCGTCGTCGCGGCTATACACCCAAGTCGATCCGCAATTTCTGCGAAATGGTCGGCACCAACCGTTCCGACGGCGTGGTGGACTTCGGCATGCTGGAGTTCAGCATCCGTGATGACCTGGACCACAGCGCCCCGCGCGCCATGTGCGTGCTGCGTCCGCTGAAAGTGGTGATCACCAATTACCCGGAAGGCCAGGTCGAGAACCTCGAACTGCCGCGCCACCCGAAAGAAGACATGGGCGTGCGCGTCCTGCCGTTCGCCCGGGAAATCTACATCGACCGTGATGACTTCATGGAAGAGCCGCCAAAAGGCTACAAGCGCCTGGAGCCTGCCGGTGAAGTGCGCCTGCGTGGCAGCTACGTGATCCGCGCCGACGAGGCCATCAAGGATGCCGATGGCAACATCGTCGAACTCCGTTGCTCGTACGATCCCGACACCCTGGGCAAGAACCCGGAAGGTCGCAAGGTCAAGGGCGTGATCCACTGGGTGCCGGCCGCCGCCAGCGTCGAGTGCGAAGTGCGCCTGTACGATCGCCTGTTCCGTTCGCCGAACCCGGAGAAGGCCGAAGACAGCGCCAGCTTCCTGGACAACATCAACCCAGACTCCCTGCAAGTACTCACGGGTTGTCGTGCCGAGCCTTCGCTGGGCAACGCACAGCCGGAGGACCGTTTCCAGTTCGAGCGCGAAGGTTACTTCTGCGCGGATATCAAGGACTCGAAACCCGGTGCTCCGGTATTCAACCGTACCGTGACCTTGCGCGACTCCTGGGGTCAGTGA
- the cysS gene encoding cysteine--tRNA ligase — protein sequence MLTIYNTLTKSKEVFKPLDGNKVRMYVCGMTVYDYCHIGHGRSMVAFDLVTRWLRFSGYDLTYVRNITDIEDKIINRARENGEPYDALTERMIKAMHEDEARLNILKPDLEPRATDHIPGMLGMIQTLIDKGYAYAPGNGDVYYRVAKFMGYGKLSRKKIEDLRIGARIEVDESKEDPLDFVLWKAAKPGEPSWESPWGAGRPGWHIECSVMSTCCLGETFDIHGGGSDLEFPHHENEIAQSEAATGKTYANAWMHCGMIRINGEKMSKSLNNFFTIRDVLEKYHPEVIRYLLVSSHYRSAINYSEDNLKDAKGALERFYHALKGLPNVPAAGGEAFVARFTEVMNDDFGTPEACAVLFEMVREINRLRESDLNAAAGLAARLKELASVLGVLQLQADDFLQAGAEGRVDAAEVEALIQARLTARANKDWAESDRIRDQLTAMGVVLEDGKGGTTWRLAD from the coding sequence GTGCTTACGATCTACAACACGCTCACCAAGAGCAAAGAAGTCTTCAAGCCGCTGGATGGCAACAAGGTCCGCATGTACGTCTGCGGCATGACCGTGTACGACTACTGCCACATTGGTCACGGTCGCAGTATGGTCGCCTTCGACCTGGTGACCCGCTGGTTGCGGTTCAGCGGTTATGACCTGACCTACGTGCGCAACATCACCGACATCGAAGACAAGATCATCAACCGTGCCCGCGAAAACGGCGAGCCTTACGATGCCCTGACCGAGCGCATGATCAAGGCCATGCACGAGGACGAGGCGCGCCTCAATATCCTCAAGCCGGACCTGGAACCCCGTGCCACGGACCACATCCCTGGCATGCTGGGCATGATCCAGACCTTGATCGACAAGGGCTACGCCTACGCACCGGGCAATGGCGACGTGTACTACCGCGTCGCCAAGTTCATGGGCTACGGCAAGCTGTCGCGCAAGAAGATCGAAGACCTGCGCATCGGCGCGCGCATCGAAGTCGACGAGTCGAAAGAAGACCCGCTGGACTTCGTGCTGTGGAAAGCCGCCAAGCCGGGTGAGCCGAGCTGGGAGTCGCCATGGGGCGCCGGGCGTCCGGGCTGGCACATCGAATGCTCGGTGATGTCCACCTGCTGCCTGGGCGAGACCTTCGATATTCATGGCGGCGGCAGCGACCTGGAGTTCCCGCACCACGAAAACGAAATCGCCCAGAGCGAGGCGGCCACCGGCAAGACCTACGCCAATGCGTGGATGCATTGCGGCATGATCCGGATCAACGGCGAGAAGATGTCCAAGTCCTTGAACAACTTCTTCACCATCCGCGACGTGCTGGAGAAGTACCACCCGGAAGTCATTCGTTACCTGCTGGTGTCGAGCCACTACCGCAGCGCCATCAACTACTCGGAAGACAACCTCAAGGACGCCAAGGGCGCCCTGGAGCGTTTCTACCACGCGTTGAAAGGCCTGCCGAATGTGCCTGCCGCCGGTGGCGAAGCGTTTGTGGCACGTTTTACCGAAGTGATGAACGACGACTTCGGCACGCCGGAAGCCTGCGCGGTGCTGTTTGAGATGGTGCGCGAGATCAACCGCCTGCGCGAGAGCGATCTCAATGCGGCGGCGGGTCTGGCGGCCCGCCTGAAAGAACTGGCCAGCGTGCTGGGTGTGTTGCAGCTCCAAGCCGATGACTTCCTGCAGGCCGGTGCTGAAGGCCGGGTGGACGCCGCCGAAGTAGAGGCGTTGATCCAGGCGCGCCTGACTGCGCGCGCGAACAAGGATTGGGCCGAATCCGACCGCATCCGCGACCAGCTCACCGCCATGGGCGTGGTGCTGGAAGATGGCAAGGGCGGCACGACCTGGCGTCTGGCGGACTAA
- a CDS encoding DUF2214 family protein: protein MLAHWSLAAIHLLAFALGFWAVLTRGTALRRLAGGVDAVRSVLIADNLWGLSALVLLVTGGMRAFGGYEKGTDYYLHQPLFHLKMTLLLLILLLEIAPMIALVKWRMALGKGAAIDPSKAGRFARISHIEALLLILMVVAATGMARGVNLG, encoded by the coding sequence ATGTTGGCTCATTGGTCGCTTGCGGCGATTCATCTGCTGGCGTTCGCCCTCGGGTTCTGGGCAGTGCTGACACGCGGCACGGCGCTGCGGCGCCTGGCGGGCGGCGTGGATGCGGTTCGCAGTGTCTTGATCGCTGACAACCTGTGGGGCCTGTCGGCGCTGGTGTTGCTGGTGACGGGTGGGATGCGGGCGTTTGGCGGGTACGAAAAAGGCACGGATTATTACCTGCACCAACCGCTGTTTCACCTGAAGATGACGTTGCTCCTGCTGATCCTGTTGCTTGAGATCGCGCCAATGATCGCCCTGGTCAAATGGCGGATGGCGCTGGGCAAAGGGGCTGCGATCGATCCTTCGAAAGCTGGCCGGTTTGCACGCATCAGCCACATCGAAGCCTTGTTGCTGATCTTGATGGTGGTCGCCGCCACGGGCATGGCGCGCGGCGTGAACCTGGGTTGA
- the csrA gene encoding carbon storage regulator CsrA, whose product MLILTRKVGESINIGDDITITILGVSGQQVRIGINAPKNVAVHREEIYQRIQAGLTAPDKPQTP is encoded by the coding sequence ATGCTGATACTCACCCGCAAAGTCGGTGAAAGCATAAACATTGGTGACGACATCACGATCACCATTCTGGGCGTTAGCGGCCAACAGGTCCGGATCGGTATCAACGCCCCGAAAAACGTTGCGGTGCATCGCGAAGAGATTTACCAGCGCATTCAGGCGGGCCTCACTGCCCCCGACAAGCCGCAAACTCCCTGA
- a CDS encoding SPOR domain-containing protein, translating to MRKLAWVIAVLALAGCGEGRDVEAPKPKPVATSAPAAAAAPQWAVEVRGETPQAVSDLTGWLIEHSFMSNVVRENGKERVLVGPFSSKAEAEAKQEQVTAALVRAKKRNIETLVVDYPTAP from the coding sequence GTGCGCAAATTGGCTTGGGTTATTGCGGTATTGGCGCTGGCAGGATGCGGTGAAGGGCGTGACGTCGAAGCACCGAAGCCCAAACCCGTAGCGACCTCCGCACCGGCCGCTGCTGCCGCGCCGCAGTGGGCCGTCGAGGTTCGCGGCGAAACACCGCAGGCGGTCAGCGACCTGACCGGCTGGCTCATCGAACACAGCTTCATGTCGAACGTGGTGCGGGAAAACGGCAAGGAGCGCGTCCTGGTCGGTCCTTTCAGCTCCAAGGCTGAGGCCGAGGCCAAGCAGGAACAGGTGACGGCTGCCCTGGTCCGGGCGAAAAAACGCAACATCGAGACGTTGGTGGTGGATTACCCGACGGCCCCGTAA
- a CDS encoding endonuclease I family protein — MSVRCLAFLLVFIAMGAQAGAPRTFNEAKKVAWKLYAPQSTEFYCGCKYTGNRVNLAACGYVPRKNASRAARIEWEHIVPAWQIGHQRQCWQEGGRKQCTRYDPVYQRAEADLHNLVPSIGEVNGDRSNFSFGWLPVQKGQYGSCLTQVDFKAKKVMPRPSIRGMIARTYFYMSKQYGLRLSKQDRRLYEAWDKTYPVESWERQRNQSVACVMGRGNEFVGPVDMKACG; from the coding sequence ATGAGTGTTCGCTGTTTAGCTTTTTTGCTTGTGTTTATCGCCATGGGCGCACAGGCCGGTGCTCCGCGCACCTTCAACGAAGCCAAGAAAGTCGCCTGGAAACTCTACGCACCACAATCCACCGAGTTTTACTGTGGCTGCAAATACACCGGAAATCGCGTGAACCTGGCCGCCTGCGGTTATGTACCACGCAAGAATGCCAGCCGCGCCGCTCGCATCGAGTGGGAGCATATTGTACCGGCGTGGCAGATCGGCCATCAGCGCCAATGCTGGCAGGAAGGCGGTCGCAAACAATGCACCCGCTATGACCCGGTCTATCAACGGGCCGAGGCCGACCTGCATAACCTGGTGCCGAGCATCGGGGAAGTGAATGGTGATCGCAGCAATTTCAGTTTCGGTTGGTTGCCGGTGCAAAAGGGCCAGTACGGTTCATGCCTGACCCAAGTGGACTTCAAGGCCAAGAAGGTCATGCCCCGCCCTTCTATCCGGGGCATGATCGCCCGGACCTATTTCTACATGAGCAAGCAATATGGCCTGCGCCTCTCCAAACAGGACCGGCGCCTGTACGAAGCCTGGGACAAGACCTACCCGGTCGAAAGCTGGGAGCGTCAGCGCAACCAGAGCGTGGCGTGCGTCATGGGCCGTGGCAACGAGTTCGTGGGGCCGGTGGACATGAAGGCCTGCGGCTGA
- a CDS encoding DUF1654 domain-containing protein — protein sequence MHVQLNKDNPVAPPSAATTPLDSYTRLGLRVSKIINAPTAQKAKAALIFRLPDEPVDEWERLLEEIDENDNVTLAYRDDGGVQVFWVVPKED from the coding sequence ATGCACGTACAGCTTAATAAGGATAATCCTGTGGCCCCGCCCTCCGCTGCAACTACCCCCTTAGATTCCTATACACGACTCGGCCTGCGCGTCTCGAAAATCATCAACGCCCCCACCGCACAAAAAGCCAAGGCCGCCCTGATCTTCCGTCTTCCCGACGAGCCGGTGGATGAGTGGGAGCGCCTGCTGGAAGAAATCGACGAGAACGACAACGTGACCCTCGCCTATCGCGACGATGGTGGTGTGCAGGTTTTCTGGGTTGTGCCGAAGGAAGATTGA
- a CDS encoding sugar ABC transporter substrate-binding protein — MKLPFAGRLLAVAMLAAASAALPISSAFAQTAEKPKVALVMKSLANEFFLTMEDGAKAYQKEHSADFDLISNGIKDETDTANQIRIVEQMIVSKVDALIIAPADSKAMVPVIKKAVDAGITVINIDNQLDPAVVKSKNINVPFVGPDNRKGARLVGEYLAKQLKAGDEVGIIEGVSTTTNAQARTAGFKDAMEAAQVKVVSLQSGDWEINKGNQVAASMLSEYPNIKALLAGNDSMAVGAVSAVRAAGKAGKVQVVGYDNINAIKPMLKDGRVLATADQFAAKQAVFGIETALKILKGEKVDSGTNGVIETPVELVTK, encoded by the coding sequence ATGAAGTTGCCATTCGCTGGACGCCTTCTCGCTGTTGCCATGCTCGCGGCCGCATCCGCTGCGCTGCCTATCTCCTCGGCATTCGCCCAGACCGCTGAAAAACCCAAGGTCGCCCTGGTCATGAAATCCCTGGCCAATGAATTCTTCCTGACCATGGAAGACGGCGCCAAGGCTTATCAGAAGGAACACTCCGCCGATTTCGACCTGATCTCCAACGGGATCAAGGATGAAACCGACACCGCCAACCAGATCCGTATCGTCGAGCAGATGATCGTGTCCAAGGTCGATGCCCTGATTATCGCGCCTGCGGACTCCAAGGCCATGGTGCCGGTGATCAAGAAAGCCGTCGACGCTGGCATCACGGTGATCAACATCGATAACCAGCTCGACCCGGCCGTGGTCAAGAGCAAGAACATCAACGTACCGTTCGTAGGCCCGGACAACCGCAAAGGGGCGCGTTTGGTGGGTGAGTACCTGGCCAAGCAGCTCAAGGCCGGTGATGAAGTCGGCATCATCGAAGGCGTGTCCACTACCACCAATGCCCAGGCACGTACCGCAGGCTTCAAGGACGCGATGGAGGCGGCGCAGGTCAAGGTCGTTTCCCTGCAATCGGGTGACTGGGAAATCAACAAGGGCAACCAGGTTGCCGCGTCGATGCTCAGCGAATACCCGAACATCAAGGCGCTGCTGGCCGGCAATGACAGCATGGCGGTCGGCGCTGTGTCGGCCGTGCGCGCGGCGGGCAAGGCGGGCAAGGTGCAGGTGGTCGGCTACGACAACATCAATGCCATCAAGCCGATGCTCAAGGACGGTCGTGTCCTGGCGACGGCCGATCAGTTTGCCGCCAAGCAGGCCGTGTTCGGCATCGAGACGGCGCTGAAGATCCTCAAGGGCGAAAAAGTCGACAGCGGTACCAACGGCGTTATCGAAACTCCGGTCGAGCTGGTGACCAAGTAG